One window from the genome of Vicinamibacteria bacterium encodes:
- a CDS encoding NAD-dependent epimerase/dehydratase family protein: protein MAKVVVTGGSGFIGSHVVDVMIEAGHDVTVIDHRVRPHRPDVRFEDVDLMDLSSVLTSTRGAEHIFHLAAVSNVNYALKYPVYTATLNVVGTANILEAARLNGARRFYLASTVWVYNGAPGGDAVDESTPFYLDGAGHIYTSTKMASEMVCHNYGQLYGVPFTVLRYGIPYGPRMREELLIPVFIKKALAGEPLTVSGTGDQYRKFIYVRDMAEGHLLAMNDVAANKTYNLEGVRKVTVLEVAEGIRRVLGNGVRIELGPERAGDFAGKEVSGEKARRELGWSPRVDFEVGIRITVDWFRQKWAR, encoded by the coding sequence ATGGCGAAGGTCGTCGTCACCGGCGGTAGCGGCTTCATCGGATCCCACGTGGTGGACGTCATGATCGAGGCCGGGCACGACGTGACCGTCATCGATCACCGCGTGCGGCCCCATCGTCCGGACGTGCGCTTCGAGGACGTGGACCTCATGGACCTCTCCTCCGTGCTCACGTCGACCCGGGGCGCGGAACACATCTTCCACTTGGCCGCGGTGTCCAACGTCAACTACGCCCTCAAGTACCCCGTGTACACCGCCACCCTCAACGTGGTGGGCACGGCTAACATCCTGGAGGCGGCGCGCCTCAACGGGGCGCGGCGGTTCTACCTGGCGTCCACGGTCTGGGTCTACAACGGAGCTCCCGGCGGAGACGCGGTGGATGAGAGCACCCCCTTCTACCTGGACGGCGCCGGCCACATCTACACCTCCACCAAGATGGCGAGCGAGATGGTCTGCCACAACTATGGCCAGCTCTACGGCGTCCCTTTCACCGTGCTCCGCTACGGGATCCCCTACGGTCCCCGCATGCGCGAGGAACTCCTCATCCCCGTGTTCATCAAGAAGGCGTTGGCGGGGGAGCCACTCACGGTCTCGGGCACGGGCGATCAATACCGGAAGTTCATCTACGTGCGCGACATGGCCGAGGGCCACTTGCTGGCCATGAACGACGTGGCGGCCAACAAGACCTACAACCTGGAGGGTGTGCGCAAAGTCACGGTGCTGGAGGTGGCAGAGGGGATCCGCCGGGTCCTCGGCAACGGAGTGCGCATCGAGCTCGGTCCGGAACGTGCCGGTGACTTTGCGGGCAAGGAGGTCTCGGGGGAGAAAGCTCGCCGCGAGCTGGGGTGGTCTCCCCGGGTCGACTTCGAGGTGGGCATCCGCATCACCGTGGACTGGTTCCGTCAGAAGTGGGCTCGGTAA
- a CDS encoding DegT/DnrJ/EryC1/StrS family aminotransferase has product MPPLPPERADSAAPLSVPAARIHFPPEDRAWIAERIQEVLASGELTLGRYGAAFEQSFAGLCGARHAVAVNSGTSALEIILRVLGIEGKDVLVPTNTFFATAAAVVHAGGRPIFVDTDPESLGISPEDVERRITPSTVGVVPVHIGGLISRRMRELAEWTRGKGLWLVEDAAHAHGSSHGGVAAGRFGVAASFSFYPTKVVTSAEGGMIVTDDDRLAEEARIYRDQGKASFGQNAHVRLGYNWRMSEPHAIIGFRHLERLPTLMAERQAIAAAYDDGLRGEHGLRPLAVPPGGVSNYYKYVAVLRERRDRPALKKHLKERFGVSLAGEVYETPLHAQPVFRAYASSALPVAEDLCARHICLPIFPGMEPRQTQLVMRAIRETIG; this is encoded by the coding sequence ATGCCGCCCCTGCCGCCCGAGAGAGCTGATTCCGCCGCTCCGCTCAGCGTCCCCGCCGCCCGGATCCACTTTCCGCCCGAAGACCGGGCCTGGATCGCGGAGCGGATCCAGGAGGTCCTGGCCTCGGGGGAGCTCACCCTGGGGAGGTACGGAGCTGCCTTCGAGCAGAGTTTTGCCGGCCTCTGCGGGGCCCGCCACGCGGTGGCGGTGAACAGCGGAACCAGCGCCCTGGAGATCATCCTCAGGGTGCTCGGGATCGAGGGAAAGGACGTGCTCGTCCCCACGAACACCTTCTTCGCCACCGCCGCCGCGGTCGTACACGCGGGCGGCCGGCCCATCTTCGTGGACACCGATCCCGAGTCCCTCGGCATCTCCCCCGAGGACGTGGAGAGGCGGATCACACCCAGCACGGTGGGGGTGGTCCCGGTCCACATCGGCGGTCTCATTTCGCGGCGGATGCGCGAGCTGGCGGAGTGGACCCGGGGAAAGGGCCTCTGGCTCGTGGAGGATGCGGCCCATGCCCACGGCTCTTCCCACGGCGGCGTGGCCGCGGGCCGTTTCGGGGTGGCGGCCTCCTTCAGCTTCTACCCCACCAAGGTGGTGACCTCCGCGGAGGGGGGCATGATCGTGACCGACGACGACCGCCTTGCGGAGGAGGCAAGGATCTACCGCGACCAGGGCAAGGCCAGTTTCGGGCAGAACGCCCACGTCCGGCTGGGCTACAACTGGCGGATGTCGGAGCCGCACGCGATCATCGGGTTCCGGCACCTGGAGCGGCTGCCGACCCTGATGGCCGAGCGGCAGGCCATCGCCGCTGCCTACGACGACGGGCTCCGGGGTGAGCATGGGCTTCGTCCCCTCGCCGTGCCCCCGGGTGGGGTGTCCAACTACTACAAGTACGTCGCCGTCCTCCGCGAGCGGCGCGACCGGCCCGCCCTGAAGAAGCATCTCAAGGAACGCTTCGGGGTGTCGCTGGCGGGCGAGGTCTACGAGACGCCCCTCCACGCTCAGCCCGTCTTCCGTGCTTACGCATCATCGGCCCTCCCCGTGGCCGAGGATCTCTGTGCCCGCCACATCTGCCTGCCCATCTTCCCGGGGATGGAACCCCGGCAGACCCAGCTCGTGATGAGGGCCATCCGAGAAACCATCGGTTAG
- a CDS encoding sulfatase, with amino-acid sequence MRGPLAMLLLLGGPPALTAAEPPRAIVLVTIDTLRADHLGVYGYGRPTSPFLDRLAREGVLFENAFASSSMTAACHSSLFTGLHPPQHGVRLNDEGFSAPNHRRFRTLAETLSGAGYTTGAFSAVGFLNSIAQGFETVDAGSGDYLRYRQADAVVDRALAWVGKRKRDERFFLWVHLFDVHPPRRSPPHGTSRLLFESAAAAEHFAREAMERRGVTPSAYPTPAALALSYAQYDTEVAFVDQELGRLFDRMGAMHLNERAVWIVTADHGEGLGNHDWLDHVRFLYNEAVRVPLIIYAEERWEERRVKDLVRHVDVMPTLLALLGLPFEQPGFTPVGRSLLPLLEGGKMVPAMSFSLRRPWGSDHRDWERGEVFALQDLDWKYIAHTDGKDEFFDLRSDPLELRNLVDAPSPVRDRLSDMTREVFAALRREGQVATKHAEPAVTDELKALGYIH; translated from the coding sequence ATGCGCGGTCCCCTGGCGATGCTGCTCCTCCTTGGCGGTCCCCCCGCCCTGACTGCGGCAGAGCCCCCGCGCGCGATCGTCCTCGTGACCATCGACACCCTGCGCGCCGATCACCTAGGTGTCTATGGCTATGGGCGGCCCACCTCGCCCTTTCTGGATCGCCTGGCGCGCGAAGGGGTTCTCTTCGAAAACGCCTTCGCCTCTTCGTCGATGACGGCGGCCTGCCACTCCTCGCTCTTCACCGGCCTTCATCCGCCCCAACACGGAGTGAGGCTCAACGACGAAGGCTTCAGCGCCCCGAACCACCGGCGCTTCCGTACCCTGGCGGAGACCCTGTCCGGGGCGGGCTACACGACCGGCGCCTTTTCCGCGGTCGGGTTCCTGAACTCGATCGCGCAGGGCTTCGAGACCGTTGACGCCGGGAGCGGGGACTACCTGCGGTACCGCCAAGCGGACGCGGTGGTCGACCGGGCCCTGGCCTGGGTGGGAAAACGGAAGCGCGACGAACGATTCTTCCTCTGGGTCCACCTATTCGACGTGCACCCGCCGCGCCGCTCCCCCCCCCACGGCACGAGCCGGCTCCTCTTCGAATCGGCCGCCGCCGCCGAGCATTTCGCGCGGGAGGCCATGGAGCGCCGTGGCGTCACGCCGAGCGCTTACCCTACCCCGGCCGCCCTGGCCCTGAGCTACGCCCAGTACGACACCGAGGTCGCTTTCGTGGACCAGGAGCTGGGGCGGTTGTTCGACCGCATGGGAGCCATGCACTTGAACGAGCGCGCGGTCTGGATCGTGACCGCGGACCACGGCGAGGGCCTGGGGAACCACGACTGGCTCGATCATGTTCGCTTTCTTTACAACGAGGCGGTCCGCGTTCCTCTGATCATCTACGCGGAAGAGCGATGGGAAGAGCGGCGCGTGAAGGACCTCGTGCGGCATGTAGACGTCATGCCCACCCTCCTCGCCCTCCTCGGCCTTCCCTTCGAGCAGCCGGGCTTTACCCCCGTGGGACGCTCCCTGCTCCCCCTCTTGGAAGGAGGCAAGATGGTCCCCGCCATGTCGTTCTCTCTGCGGCGGCCCTGGGGCTCCGATCACCGCGACTGGGAGCGGGGAGAGGTCTTCGCCCTGCAGGACCTGGATTGGAAGTACATCGCCCACACCGACGGCAAGGACGAGTTCTTCGATCTGCGGAGCGATCCCCTCGAGCTCCGGAACCTGGTGGATGCGCCCTCACCCGTGAGAGACCGTCTCTCGGATATGACGCGGGAGGTCTTTGCGGCCCTGCGCAGAGAGGGGCAGGTGGCCACCAAGCACGCCGAGCCGGCGGTGACGGACGAGCTCAAAGCGCTCGGCTACATCCACTAA
- a CDS encoding DMT family transporter produces MSRTLTAMTLACASAAVGQILVRYGMQQVGSLERWAPLDLVAYFVRAAANPYVIGGTLMNAIFYLLFLAVLSWSEVTVALPLTALEYAFAAVLGVVILKEAVPALRWLGIALVIGGVVLIGLAESGPRGSGDPTGKEESHAAPAARES; encoded by the coding sequence ATGTCGCGAACCCTCACCGCAATGACCCTGGCTTGCGCAAGCGCCGCGGTCGGACAGATCCTGGTTCGATATGGGATGCAGCAGGTCGGCTCCCTCGAGCGATGGGCCCCCCTCGATCTCGTCGCCTACTTCGTGCGCGCCGCGGCCAACCCCTACGTCATCGGGGGAACGCTGATGAACGCGATTTTCTATCTTCTCTTCCTGGCCGTTCTCTCCTGGTCGGAGGTGACGGTCGCGCTTCCCCTCACCGCCCTGGAGTACGCCTTCGCCGCCGTGCTGGGGGTCGTGATCCTCAAGGAAGCGGTGCCCGCCCTTCGCTGGCTAGGGATCGCCCTCGTGATCGGGGGCGTAGTCCTGATCGGGCTGGCCGAGAGCGGGCCGCGTGGGAGCGGAGATCCCACGGGAAAGGAGGAAAGCCATGCCGCCCCTGCCGCCCGAGAGAGCTGA